A window of the Nitrospiraceae bacterium genome harbors these coding sequences:
- the uvrB gene encoding excinuclease ABC subunit UvrB, protein MDKFKLKSSFEPKGDQPKAIAELEEGIEKKLQHQVLLGVTGSGKTFTIANVIADINRPVLVIAHNKTLAAQLYGEFKEIFPENAVEFFVSYYDYYQPEAYIPTTDTYIEKDSAINDDIDRLRHSATRAVLERRDTIVVSSVSCIYGIGSPHDYMDMHLIIEEGMKTERDDILRRLVEMQFNRSDVDFRRGSFRVRGDTVEIYPSFSLDRALRIEFFGNEIDAVTEFDSLTGAKIKRLEKIAIFPNSHWITPREKLGPALKKIEAEMKERVEFFKQQGQISEANRIEQRTRFDLEMLREFGYCHGIENYSRHLSGRSQGDPPYTLIDYFPKDFLIVIDESHATVPQIGGMYEGDRSRKQTLINFGFRLPSALDNRPLAFKEFEHRVHQAIYVSATPGKYELEKTKGRVVEQIIRPTGLIDPKLTVRPVASQVDDLLGEIKKRIEKNERVLVTTLTKKMAEDLTDYYSNIGIKTRYLHSDIETLERIEIIRDLRLGNFDVLVGVNLLREGLDLPEVSLVAIFDADKEGFLRSERSLIQTAGRAARNINGEVILYADNITGSIRKTLDETERRRNIQNRYNKEMNITPETIKSTIKDILSSIYESDYWTVPAVAEEKAEYGDNEETIKRLEKEMKESAKKLDFERAAAIRDKIKEIKKKIIEVGIKTD, encoded by the coding sequence ATGGATAAATTTAAGCTTAAATCTTCATTCGAACCAAAAGGCGACCAGCCGAAGGCAATAGCAGAACTAGAAGAAGGCATAGAAAAAAAACTGCAGCATCAGGTTCTTCTGGGCGTTACAGGTTCAGGAAAAACCTTCACGATTGCAAATGTGATAGCTGATATTAACAGACCTGTGCTTGTGATAGCGCACAACAAGACACTGGCTGCACAGCTTTATGGCGAATTTAAGGAAATCTTCCCTGAAAATGCGGTCGAGTTCTTTGTGAGTTACTATGACTATTACCAGCCGGAGGCTTACATCCCTACAACAGATACATATATAGAGAAAGACTCTGCAATAAATGATGATATTGACAGACTGAGGCATTCAGCAACAAGGGCAGTGCTCGAAAGAAGAGACACAATAGTTGTTTCATCAGTCTCATGCATATACGGCATAGGTTCTCCTCATGATTATATGGACATGCATCTAATCATCGAAGAAGGCATGAAAACAGAGCGCGATGACATCTTAAGACGTCTTGTTGAAATGCAGTTCAACCGTTCTGATGTTGATTTTAGAAGAGGCTCATTCAGGGTGCGGGGAGATACTGTCGAGATCTATCCTTCATTCTCTCTTGATAGGGCTCTTCGTATTGAATTTTTTGGAAATGAGATTGATGCCGTCACTGAATTCGATTCTCTCACTGGCGCAAAGATAAAAAGACTCGAGAAGATCGCAATCTTTCCAAACAGCCACTGGATAACTCCAAGAGAGAAGCTAGGACCTGCATTAAAAAAGATCGAGGCTGAGATGAAGGAAAGGGTCGAGTTTTTTAAACAACAGGGACAGATATCTGAAGCAAACCGCATTGAACAGAGGACAAGATTCGATTTAGAGATGCTAAGGGAATTTGGTTACTGCCACGGCATAGAAAATTATTCAAGACATTTAAGCGGAAGGTCTCAAGGAGATCCTCCATACACGTTAATAGATTATTTCCCCAAGGATTTTCTTATAGTGATCGATGAATCACATGCAACAGTCCCGCAGATCGGCGGCATGTATGAAGGAGATCGTTCGAGAAAACAAACGCTGATAAATTTCGGGTTCAGGCTTCCGTCAGCCTTGGATAACAGGCCTCTTGCATTCAAGGAATTCGAGCATAGAGTGCATCAGGCAATATATGTTTCTGCAACTCCGGGGAAATATGAACTCGAAAAAACAAAAGGCAGGGTTGTTGAACAGATTATAAGACCAACCGGCCTTATCGATCCGAAATTAACTGTAAGGCCTGTAGCATCACAGGTTGACGACCTGCTTGGAGAGATAAAAAAACGCATAGAGAAAAATGAGAGAGTTCTTGTTACAACACTCACAAAAAAAATGGCTGAGGATTTGACAGACTATTATTCGAACATCGGTATAAAAACAAGATACCTTCACTCAGACATAGAGACACTCGAAAGAATAGAGATAATAAGAGATTTAAGACTTGGCAATTTTGATGTGCTTGTCGGAGTTAATCTCTTAAGAGAAGGGCTTGATCTGCCTGAGGTCTCACTCGTTGCGATATTTGATGCTGACAAAGAAGGGTTCCTGCGCTCAGAGCGCTCTTTGATCCAGACAGCAGGCCGCGCAGCAAGGAACATTAACGGCGAGGTTATACTCTATGCAGACAACATAACAGGCTCTATCAGAAAAACACTCGATGAAACAGAACGAAGAAGAAACATACAAAATAGATACAATAAAGAGATGAATATTACTCCAGAGACAATCAAGAGCACCATAAAAGACATCCTGAGCTCAATATATGAATCTGATTACTGGACAGTTCCTGCTGTTGCAGAGGAAAAAGCAGAGTATGGAGACAATGAAGAGACGATCAAGAGATTAGAAAAGGAGATGAAAGAATCAGCAAAGAAACTGGACTTCGAACGCGCAGCAGCCATAAGAGACAAGATTAAGGAGATTAAGAAAAAGATAATTGAAGTAGGAATTAAAACAGACTAA
- the tusB gene encoding sulfurtransferase complex subunit TusB, protein MKLGVLVSDYKLKNDLLDRIKAEKLGIILVANGVYHAALQEDGKPSFLLDKTPFLYVLSDDLKARGIDTKNIDNRIKIVDYDNIVDLIFNDYEKIIWL, encoded by the coding sequence ATGAAACTTGGTGTTTTAGTAAGCGATTACAAGCTTAAGAACGATCTGCTTGACAGGATCAAGGCTGAAAAGCTGGGGATTATACTTGTTGCAAACGGAGTTTATCATGCGGCATTGCAAGAAGACGGCAAACCTTCCTTTCTTCTTGATAAGACCCCCTTCCTATATGTGCTTTCAGATGACTTAAAAGCAAGAGGGATAGACACAAAAAATATCGATAACAGGATCAAGATTGTCGATTATGACAATATCGTTGATCTTATATTCAATGACTATGAAAAAATTATCTGGCTCTAG